A window of the Lolium perenne isolate Kyuss_39 chromosome 7, Kyuss_2.0, whole genome shotgun sequence genome harbors these coding sequences:
- the LOC127316315 gene encoding uncharacterized protein: MADDDRCQLCGACDSWRHTLLDCSMSQCVWALLDEEVTEHVSNSDDGDARAWIAGLIKTLKHGDLTTVLVTLWAIWHARRKAIHEQIFQSPLSVHLSVERFVTDLKQCKELRKKEPSTVTEQRALGWILPPRGMIKINVDAAVGKNGRCGTVAAIARTEDGMFAGASTLVFPGKSSAEILEALACREACALAKDIHGRRVMVATYCKNVVTSLDEGTLGSYAHIAAGCG, from the exons ATGGCGGACGATGACCGCTGCCAGCTGTGTGGCGCATGTGACTCTTGGCGGCACACTCTGCTGGATTGTTCGATGTCCCAATGTGTGTGGGCATTGTTGGATGAAGAAGTAACGGAGCACGTCAGCAATTCAGACGATGGCGATGCAAGGGCGTGGATTGCAGGATTGATCAAAACCTTGAAGCATGGTGATCTCACGACGGTGCTGGTTACGCTATGGGCCATCTGGCACGCCAGAAGGAAGGCGATCCATGAACAGATTTTTCAGAGCCCTCTGTCGGTTCACTTGTCCGTGGAGAGGTTTGTAACGGACTTGAAACAGTGCAAGGAACTTAGGAAGAAGGAACCATCTACCGTCACTGAGCAGCGGGCGCTGGGATGGATCCTGCCACCAAGGGGGATGATCAAGATCAATGTTGACGCCGCGGTGGGGAAGAATGGACGCTGTGGCACGGTGGCGGCGATAGCCAGAACGGAGGATGGAATGTTCGCTGGGGCATCGACGCTCGTGTTCCCTGGAAAGTCTAGCGCTGAGATCCTGGAGGCGTTGGCGTGCAGGGAGGCCTGCGCCCTGGCCAAAGACATACACGGCCGCAGGGTTATGGTGGCAACATACTGTAAGAATGTTGTCACTAGCCTGGATGAGGGGACACTCGGAAGTTACGCTCACATT GCCGCCGGGTGCGgctag